In Syntrophorhabdaceae bacterium, the following are encoded in one genomic region:
- a CDS encoding TolC family protein, with product MRSDLTCLRTSPLNPNSQSGIKDVSQFSRQLGTLLAFLLLLFLLLPLPASAQAITPGTELTLEQAIDTALRIQPSILAGRFTVKANEATIGQAQANYYPQIAASGSYSKIYPGANNSGIDTPGKYDQYTSTVGLNQTIFDFGKTPTQVTISSLNTESSRFDLNNLLDTVVFNVKQAFYNVLQAQRNRDVAAESVKQFQQHLDQAQGFYNVGTRARIDVTKAEVDLSNARLNLIKAENQIRLSRVTLNNAMGISGSPEYTLKDNLFYVKYGLAFEDALSRVYAQRSDLQSLIKKGEAAKASIDLARKGYLPVLSGNANYNYSGTNFPLTDNWSYGVNLSVPLFTGFYTKYQVAQAQANYDALKANEQSLRLDIYSQVQQGYLTLREAEERIGTSELTVKQATENVDLATGRYQAGVGSPLEVTDALVNLSNAQVAYTQALTDCKNAQATIEKAIGVR from the coding sequence ATGCGGTCAGATCTCACATGCCTTCGCACGAGTCCACTAAATCCAAACAGTCAGTCGGGAATCAAAGATGTGTCGCAATTTTCCCGGCAACTCGGGACGCTATTAGCCTTCCTGCTTTTGCTCTTTCTTTTGTTGCCTCTGCCGGCATCCGCGCAGGCGATCACCCCCGGGACAGAACTGACGTTAGAGCAGGCAATCGACACTGCGCTTAGGATTCAACCAAGCATACTTGCAGGGCGGTTCACGGTCAAAGCCAACGAGGCTACCATTGGGCAGGCTCAAGCAAACTACTACCCGCAGATCGCCGCATCCGGCTCCTATAGCAAGATCTACCCGGGCGCAAACAACTCGGGCATCGACACCCCGGGGAAATACGATCAATATACGAGCACTGTGGGTTTAAACCAGACAATCTTCGATTTCGGAAAGACGCCCACGCAGGTGACTATCAGCAGTTTGAACACAGAGTCGTCACGTTTCGATCTGAATAACCTTCTGGACACGGTCGTGTTTAACGTGAAGCAGGCGTTCTACAATGTGCTCCAAGCCCAAAGAAACAGGGACGTGGCCGCCGAATCGGTCAAGCAATTCCAGCAGCACCTCGATCAAGCCCAGGGTTTTTATAATGTGGGAACGAGAGCACGGATCGACGTAACGAAAGCTGAGGTCGACTTAAGCAATGCGCGACTCAACCTTATCAAGGCAGAGAATCAAATCAGGCTCTCCCGGGTCACTCTGAACAATGCCATGGGAATATCAGGTTCGCCTGAGTATACTCTTAAGGACAATCTCTTCTACGTAAAGTATGGACTTGCCTTTGAGGATGCCCTCTCCAGGGTTTACGCCCAGAGGTCCGATCTCCAGTCTCTCATAAAGAAAGGGGAGGCGGCCAAGGCATCGATTGATCTCGCCCGCAAGGGATACCTCCCGGTGCTGAGCGGAAATGCGAACTACAATTACTCCGGCACCAATTTTCCCTTGACCGACAACTGGAGCTACGGGGTAAATCTCTCCGTTCCTTTGTTTACCGGATTCTACACCAAATACCAGGTAGCCCAGGCGCAGGCCAATTACGATGCTCTCAAGGCCAACGAGCAGTCGCTTCGGCTCGACATATACTCCCAGGTGCAGCAAGGATACCTCACCCTTCGGGAAGCGGAGGAAAGAATCGGCACATCGGAGCTTACGGTGAAACAGGCCACAGAAAATGTCGATCTTGCCACGGGGAGATATCAGGCCGGTGTGGGCAGTCCCCTGGAGGTGACCGACGCGCTCGTCAACTTGAGCAATGCCCAGGTGGCGTACACGCAGGCACTCACGGATTGTAAGAATGCCCAGGCAACCATTGAAAAAGCAATAGGGGTAAGATAA
- a CDS encoding Crp/Fnr family transcriptional regulator: MKAQEQIRLDVLKRSRLFGGLLPAELKDLIVYSTSVRYDKGASIFKEGDRADFFYAVQEGLVKLYKGTFSGKHFTFTVAGPSDTLNATAVSGDNYFMSAQALNEVVLLRIGRTPYLAFLSKHHTVALELIAMLARRLNRECDRVVGLLGEDVEHRLLISLFTLARKFGTSLSLTREELASCAGTTTETAIRVLSRLKKQGIISGTAERGGIIITDLTKLQKLVAENEGWI; this comes from the coding sequence ATGAAAGCACAGGAGCAAATCAGGCTGGATGTGCTTAAGAGAAGCCGGCTGTTTGGAGGTCTCTTGCCGGCGGAGCTTAAGGATTTGATCGTCTATTCAACTTCAGTGCGCTACGACAAGGGGGCTTCGATCTTCAAGGAAGGGGATCGCGCGGACTTCTTTTATGCGGTTCAGGAGGGTCTGGTAAAACTTTACAAAGGGACCTTCTCAGGCAAGCATTTTACTTTCACCGTGGCAGGTCCAAGCGATACGTTGAATGCCACAGCGGTGTCAGGGGACAACTACTTCATGTCGGCCCAGGCATTAAACGAAGTTGTTCTGCTTAGGATCGGACGAACGCCTTATCTCGCTTTTTTATCCAAGCATCACACGGTTGCCCTTGAGCTTATCGCAATGCTCGCGCGTCGCCTCAACAGGGAATGTGACAGGGTTGTCGGGCTCCTGGGAGAGGACGTAGAACATCGACTCCTTATCTCCCTTTTCACGCTCGCACGAAAATTCGGCACCAGCCTGTCTCTGACCAGGGAAGAGCTCGCCAGCTGCGCGGGAACAACCACAGAAACCGCAATCAGGGTCCTCTCACGTCTCAAGAAACAGGGGATCATCAGTGGCACGGCCGAGAGGGGAGGCATAATTATTACAGACCTCACTAAACTGCAAAAGCTAGTAGCAGAAAATGAGGGCTGGATTTAG
- a CDS encoding ABC transporter permease — translation MISIPWTVQIALRALRVNKMRSALTMLGIIIGVGAVIAMLAVGTGASRQISEQMASMGSNLLIVLPGSQTSGGLRMGFGSQPTLTLNDADAIQKECPSVQDVAPIQNGVAQIVYGNLNWSTGVYGTSPGVVSVRDWPVGSGRAFTDEDIRSATKVAILGQTVVDNLFGGIDPIDQIIRIKKVPFRVIGVMAVKGQSVMGQDQDDTVFVPVTTAQKKLFGTVFAGSVRQIMVKAKSADDLDSGEKQITDLLRQRHHIGAKKDDDFSVRNLTQLMQAAEQSTKVMTLLLGAIASVSLLVGGIGIMNIMLVSVTERTREIGIRMAIGAKTWDIRLQFIMEAVILSLIGGVIGLVAGITGSEVISMSAGWRTDVSVVSAVLAFAFSGIVGIFFGFYPAYKASLLNPIDALRYE, via the coding sequence ATGATCAGTATTCCCTGGACCGTACAGATAGCGCTTCGTGCCCTGCGGGTGAACAAGATGCGCTCCGCCCTCACCATGCTCGGCATTATCATCGGGGTAGGGGCGGTCATCGCTATGCTCGCGGTAGGTACCGGGGCAAGCCGTCAGATATCGGAACAGATGGCATCAATGGGGAGCAACCTGCTCATCGTGCTGCCCGGCAGCCAGACGTCGGGAGGGCTCAGGATGGGCTTCGGGAGCCAGCCCACACTCACCCTCAATGATGCGGACGCTATCCAGAAAGAGTGCCCGTCAGTCCAGGACGTGGCGCCCATCCAGAACGGGGTGGCCCAGATCGTGTACGGAAACCTTAACTGGTCTACCGGTGTTTATGGAACGTCACCGGGTGTTGTGAGCGTGCGCGATTGGCCTGTGGGCTCGGGCAGGGCCTTTACCGACGAAGACATCAGAAGCGCAACCAAGGTGGCCATTCTCGGACAGACTGTTGTCGATAACCTTTTCGGCGGCATCGATCCGATCGATCAGATCATCAGGATAAAAAAGGTCCCTTTCAGGGTGATCGGCGTTATGGCGGTCAAAGGGCAGTCGGTTATGGGACAGGACCAGGATGATACGGTCTTCGTACCGGTGACCACAGCACAGAAGAAACTCTTCGGCACCGTTTTTGCCGGTTCGGTGAGACAGATCATGGTCAAGGCGAAAAGCGCCGATGACCTCGATTCGGGTGAGAAGCAGATCACAGACCTGTTAAGGCAAAGACACCACATCGGCGCAAAGAAAGATGATGATTTCTCGGTGAGAAACCTGACCCAACTCATGCAGGCTGCAGAACAGTCTACAAAGGTCATGACGCTCCTGCTCGGCGCCATTGCATCCGTGTCGCTCCTTGTGGGGGGTATCGGGATTATGAATATCATGCTCGTCTCGGTGACGGAACGGACCCGCGAAATCGGCATACGGATGGCCATCGGGGCCAAGACGTGGGACATCAGGCTTCAGTTCATCATGGAAGCCGTGATACTCTCTCTGATCGGCGGCGTGATCGGGCTTGTCGCCGGAATTACCGGGTCGGAAGTAATTTCCATGTCCGCGGGCTGGCGTACCGATGTGTCCGTTGTTTCTGCCGTGCTTGCCTTTGCGTTTTCAGGGATAGTGGGGATATTCTTCGGTTTCTATCCGGCATACAAGGCGTCGCTACTCAATCCCATAGACGCCCTGCGGTACGAATAA
- a CDS encoding efflux RND transporter periplasmic adaptor subunit: MKKIVIAAACLVLVGMGLFIFLRSKDNGVKFKTVAIQSGSLKATVTATGTMNAVTTVLVGTQASGTIKQLHVDFNSRVKKGQIIAEIDPATFQAQVDQAKANLLAAQANVAKAKATQTDSKRTRDRNRQLFAKDLIARADLDTSEATYDSNDALLSAAFAQVSQNEAALRYAETNLRYTKIMSPVDGVVVSRAVDVGQTVAASFQTPTLFTIAQDLTKMQIDTNIDEADVGKIRVGQNVEFTVDAYPDNTFRGIVDQIRIAPITVQNVVTYDVVIKVDNNDLRLMPGMTANVSVIVASKDGILKIPNVALRYRPSEKDGTTPTKPANDKAVSRSQGTSDKSGKGRDGGKGDGRSDPPQMTKEASQPAQKSYAIYLLENGKPRRSMVTIGISDGSMTEITSGDVTEGQQVIVESVSKTAAKTNGNSTPPPPRFIR; the protein is encoded by the coding sequence ATGAAGAAAATAGTGATTGCAGCAGCCTGCCTCGTACTCGTCGGTATGGGTTTGTTCATCTTTCTTCGCAGCAAGGATAACGGGGTAAAATTCAAAACTGTCGCCATTCAGAGCGGCTCGCTTAAGGCCACTGTAACAGCGACCGGCACCATGAATGCCGTGACCACCGTGCTTGTGGGTACTCAGGCTTCGGGGACCATCAAACAACTCCACGTGGATTTCAACTCGAGGGTGAAGAAAGGACAGATCATAGCGGAGATCGATCCTGCAACTTTTCAAGCGCAAGTGGACCAGGCCAAGGCCAATTTGCTGGCGGCACAGGCGAACGTGGCCAAGGCAAAAGCAACGCAGACCGATTCCAAAAGGACCAGGGACCGTAACAGACAACTCTTTGCAAAGGACCTGATCGCCAGAGCGGACCTTGATACATCAGAGGCAACTTATGACTCAAACGATGCCCTGTTAAGCGCGGCTTTCGCCCAGGTATCTCAGAATGAAGCAGCCCTGCGTTACGCTGAGACCAACTTGAGATACACCAAGATCATGTCGCCCGTGGACGGCGTGGTTGTATCCAGGGCCGTGGATGTGGGGCAGACGGTTGCAGCGAGCTTTCAGACCCCCACACTTTTCACGATCGCCCAGGACCTTACGAAGATGCAGATCGATACGAACATAGATGAAGCCGACGTGGGAAAAATAAGGGTAGGCCAGAATGTGGAGTTTACGGTCGATGCGTACCCGGACAATACCTTTCGCGGCATAGTGGATCAGATACGCATAGCGCCTATTACGGTTCAGAATGTTGTCACCTACGATGTAGTGATCAAGGTGGACAACAACGATTTGAGACTCATGCCCGGCATGACGGCAAATGTTTCCGTAATCGTTGCGAGCAAGGATGGGATCCTCAAAATCCCGAACGTGGCGTTAAGGTATAGGCCATCCGAAAAAGACGGCACAACCCCGACGAAGCCTGCTAACGATAAGGCCGTGAGCAGGTCACAGGGGACGTCAGACAAAAGCGGTAAGGGTAGGGATGGGGGAAAAGGTGATGGTCGCTCTGATCCCCCACAGATGACCAAGGAAGCGAGCCAGCCCGCACAAAAAAGCTATGCAATCTATCTATTGGAAAACGGCAAGCCGAGACGGAGCATGGTAACCATAGGTATAAGCGACGGATCCATGACGGAGATTACATCGGGAGACGTGACCGAGGGGCAGCAGGTGATTGTCGAATCGGTAAGCAAGACGGCTGCCAAGACCAACGGCAACTCCACGCCTCCCCCACCGAGGTTCATCAGATAA
- a CDS encoding NlpC/P60 family protein, whose protein sequence is MRRAIRAIGLFFLLAYLTTPSISAASPLTHKVRQGENLYSIAKKYHVSVVDLKNLNNLRSAKLSLGQTLLLKDSEPDKTAKKELHKQYTGKKSQTQEIQVGDNENDGEFIEYKVKRGDTVDTVAKRFNVDRDELIESNNLQSAKGIKRLSPGRAILIPRMIEEGEEEIVTLTNKPLKPWKDGDEKYMLVKVAKSFMGAPYKYGGNTVKGLDCSAFVKKIYEIFDIQLPRSARDQFKIGSKVARDALAVGDLVFFKTKRYAKYPTHVGIYIGEDNFIHSSSGHGRIGVKIDSLSTEYYAKAYIGATRIKDSSFEEVPEAATTSDRSSRNL, encoded by the coding sequence ATGAGAAGAGCCATTCGCGCCATAGGTTTGTTTTTTTTATTGGCATACCTGACGACACCGTCGATTTCAGCCGCTTCACCACTAACGCACAAGGTGAGACAGGGCGAGAATTTGTACAGTATCGCGAAGAAGTACCACGTGTCGGTGGTCGATCTCAAGAACCTCAACAACCTCCGGTCGGCAAAGCTCTCCCTCGGACAAACCTTGCTCCTGAAGGATAGCGAGCCGGACAAAACCGCCAAAAAAGAGCTTCACAAACAATATACCGGAAAAAAGAGTCAGACTCAGGAGATCCAGGTCGGCGACAATGAGAACGACGGCGAATTTATCGAGTACAAGGTAAAAAGAGGGGATACCGTCGACACGGTGGCAAAAAGGTTTAATGTAGACAGAGACGAGCTCATCGAGTCGAATAATCTCCAGAGCGCCAAGGGTATTAAAAGGCTCTCACCGGGCAGGGCCATTCTCATACCCAGGATGATCGAAGAGGGCGAAGAAGAAATTGTCACACTCACCAATAAACCCTTGAAACCGTGGAAGGACGGCGATGAAAAATACATGCTCGTCAAGGTGGCCAAGAGCTTTATGGGTGCTCCTTACAAATACGGCGGAAACACGGTGAAGGGGCTCGATTGCTCTGCCTTCGTCAAAAAGATTTATGAGATATTCGATATACAGCTCCCGCGGAGTGCCAGGGACCAATTCAAGATCGGCTCCAAGGTGGCAAGGGATGCGTTGGCCGTCGGCGACCTCGTCTTCTTTAAAACCAAACGATATGCCAAATATCCAACCCATGTGGGCATCTATATCGGCGAGGACAATTTCATTCACTCTTCGTCAGGGCACGGAAGGATCGGTGTCAAAATAGATTCTCTCTCTACTGAATACTATGCGAAAGCTTACATTGGGGCGACCCGAATCAAAGACAGCTCCTTCGAAGAAGTCCCCGAAGCAGCCACCACCTCCGACAGATCTTCCCGCAATCTATAG
- a CDS encoding ABC transporter ATP-binding protein gives MKLIEVKNISKIYQLGDIELRALDKVIVDIEEKEFLAIMGPSGSGKSTFMNIIGCLDIPTGGQYLLEGIDVGQLTRDELAHIRNQKVGFVFQGFNLLSRTSALENVELPMLYSGVPAKDRRQKARAALKTVGLEGREDHHPNQLSGGQQQRVAIARAIVNEVPIILADEPTGNLDTHTSIEIMELFQKLNNESGITVILVTHEPDIAAYSRRIIRFLDGNVVSDMATADDKGMRGEVRK, from the coding sequence ATGAAGCTCATCGAAGTAAAGAACATCTCGAAGATCTATCAGCTGGGCGATATCGAACTGAGGGCCCTGGATAAGGTTATCGTGGACATCGAGGAAAAAGAGTTCCTGGCCATAATGGGACCCTCAGGATCGGGCAAATCCACCTTCATGAATATCATCGGCTGTCTGGACATACCCACTGGCGGCCAATACCTCCTCGAAGGCATTGACGTAGGGCAATTGACACGGGATGAACTCGCCCATATACGCAACCAGAAAGTTGGTTTTGTTTTTCAGGGATTTAACCTCTTATCCAGGACCTCGGCGCTCGAGAATGTGGAACTTCCCATGTTGTACAGCGGGGTCCCCGCCAAAGACCGAAGACAGAAGGCACGCGCCGCATTAAAGACGGTGGGGCTCGAGGGCAGGGAAGACCACCATCCCAACCAGCTATCGGGAGGCCAGCAGCAGCGGGTGGCCATAGCGCGCGCCATAGTCAACGAGGTGCCCATCATCCTGGCGGACGAGCCTACAGGAAACCTGGATACCCACACAAGCATAGAAATTATGGAGCTTTTTCAAAAGCTGAACAATGAATCGGGAATCACCGTCATCCTCGTGACACATGAACCGGACATAGCCGCCTACAGCCGGCGCATCATACGGTTTCTCGACGGAAATGTGGTGAGCGACATGGCCACGGCAGACGACAAAGGCATGCGAGGTGAGGTAAGAAAATGA
- a CDS encoding FAD-dependent oxidoreductase: MASSKKLTGAKPGYDIAVVGSGGGMAAAVAAAEKGAKVVVLEKRKVFGGNTALARALFAAESPVQKRLRIDARKEDLFKASMSFSHWKINPEIIRTFIDKSGDTIAWLEKLGVTFEDVPNGYFNQVPRVYHLPKGYGAALIRTLIDKCDELGVTLMKETPAKKIVLNKGEGVSGVVVETKGREITIPVKSVIIATGGYSGNKEMLKRYCPNYTEDAHVHGIPLMGDGFVIARQAGAASEGLGNLLSMGPFYTGTLQVGIVSVEANTIWVNKRGERFCDESTYVPSESANALDRQPGKVCYTIFDESVKQSFIDDGLIRGHHRLYPPGTRMVDIDKQLRKEVQEGRVRIENSWEGIARWIGADPKKLLHAIQVYNDGCAKGFDELFYKDRRYLQPLVRPPYYALICHQAFHGTTGGIKINERMEVLGKDEKAIPGLFAAGNDTGGWASDTYNYVLTGTAFAYAVNSGRIAGEHAALYISHT; this comes from the coding sequence ATGGCATCATCAAAGAAACTGACAGGGGCGAAACCCGGATACGATATTGCAGTGGTGGGAAGCGGCGGCGGCATGGCTGCAGCCGTTGCTGCTGCAGAAAAAGGGGCCAAAGTCGTCGTTCTTGAAAAGCGCAAGGTCTTCGGAGGTAACACGGCGCTCGCCAGAGCCCTGTTCGCCGCCGAAAGTCCTGTACAAAAGAGGCTGCGCATCGACGCACGTAAAGAAGATCTCTTCAAGGCGAGTATGTCCTTTTCTCACTGGAAAATCAATCCGGAGATCATCCGGACTTTCATAGACAAATCGGGCGATACTATCGCCTGGCTGGAAAAGCTGGGGGTCACGTTCGAGGACGTTCCGAACGGATACTTCAACCAGGTACCGCGCGTCTACCACTTACCTAAAGGCTATGGTGCCGCTCTCATAAGAACGCTCATCGACAAGTGCGATGAGTTGGGAGTTACGCTCATGAAAGAGACACCGGCGAAGAAGATAGTTCTCAACAAGGGCGAGGGTGTTTCAGGTGTTGTCGTCGAAACCAAAGGACGGGAAATAACGATCCCGGTGAAGAGTGTCATTATCGCCACCGGGGGCTACTCCGGCAACAAAGAAATGCTCAAACGTTACTGCCCCAACTATACCGAGGACGCCCACGTACATGGTATCCCGCTTATGGGAGACGGGTTCGTGATCGCAAGACAGGCAGGGGCCGCCTCAGAGGGCTTAGGCAACCTTCTCAGCATGGGACCCTTCTATACGGGGACGTTGCAAGTCGGGATCGTTTCCGTGGAGGCGAATACCATCTGGGTGAATAAGCGCGGTGAGCGGTTTTGTGACGAATCAACCTACGTTCCTTCGGAGAGCGCTAATGCCCTCGACAGGCAGCCGGGCAAAGTTTGCTACACCATCTTTGATGAGAGCGTTAAGCAGAGCTTCATTGACGATGGGCTTATCAGGGGCCATCACCGGCTGTATCCCCCCGGAACCCGAATGGTAGATATAGACAAGCAGTTGCGAAAAGAAGTACAGGAGGGACGGGTCAGGATCGAGAACTCATGGGAAGGTATCGCGAGATGGATCGGGGCTGACCCCAAGAAGCTCTTACACGCTATTCAGGTGTACAACGACGGCTGTGCCAAAGGGTTTGACGAGCTCTTTTACAAAGACCGCAGGTATCTGCAACCGCTCGTGAGGCCACCCTACTATGCCCTCATATGTCATCAGGCTTTTCACGGGACGACCGGCGGGATCAAGATCAATGAACGCATGGAAGTGCTCGGAAAGGACGAAAAGGCTATCCCGGGACTCTTTGCTGCCGGAAATGACACGGGCGGGTGGGCCTCAGACACCTACAACTATGTGCTCACGGGTACCGCATTTGCTTATGCCGTGAATTCCGGCAGAATTGCGGGCGAACACGCCGCATTGTACATATCGCACACATAA
- a CDS encoding tetratricopeptide repeat protein gives MVKKKDKELTRKPDLMATAFEATARYMRENVRLCIIGLVVLVVAIASGYAYALHAKSQRDKVEFRLAQGIEAFDAYEVNGKKEDIEKAETAFNDVARKNMGQTYYVAKLYLAKIDYMNGKTEDAKRLYGEVSKGASSPTLKALSEKAVQHLEKK, from the coding sequence ATGGTCAAAAAGAAAGACAAGGAACTCACGCGAAAGCCGGACTTGATGGCTACGGCCTTTGAAGCAACCGCGCGTTACATGCGCGAGAACGTAAGGCTCTGCATCATCGGGCTTGTGGTTCTCGTTGTGGCCATCGCCTCAGGCTATGCCTATGCCCTTCACGCAAAAAGCCAGCGTGACAAGGTCGAGTTTCGTCTCGCCCAGGGTATAGAGGCGTTTGATGCGTACGAGGTCAATGGAAAAAAGGAAGACATTGAAAAAGCTGAGACTGCCTTTAATGACGTTGCCCGGAAGAATATGGGGCAAACGTACTACGTTGCCAAGCTCTATCTCGCCAAGATCGATTACATGAACGGAAAGACTGAAGACGCCAAAAGACTCTACGGAGAGGTATCGAAGGGCGCTTCAAGTCCGACGCTCAAAGCACTCTCCGAAAAAGCCGTTCAACACTTAGAAAAGAAGTAA
- a CDS encoding FAD-dependent oxidoreductase — MADMTSFDRLMEPGRIGSLRTKNRIIKTAAGSGYALDGNPTDEMAGYYSAFARGGVGLIIIENCGVEWPRGTHFIPKGFRFHDDSCIPYHSRMVDEIHKYDCPVFVQFMHAGPWLERFEGMGNPERVAVSRIEEKDLPGDAWVPGHELTIPEIHELVEVFAKGALRAKKAGYDGVEINGSYYHFINCFLSRFWNRRHDEYGCDSLENRTRFYCEAIREAKRLCGSDYPIATNINAVEFGLTNGTTLEEAEGMAPLIEAAGADLIQVRVTGYGDYLSMLLPEHLLFPEPPKHLDLGLLDLSKGGKGIIVPLAAAIKRGVKVPVACAGRLDPMLGEETLRQGKLDFIGMTRRLVADPELPNKVKSGRLDDIVPCAGCGYCVHSRRGDNPQKCRMNPAAGKEREYAITPAEKKKRVLVIGGGLAGMEAARVAALRGHEVTLCDKAGRLGGLVPIAATVKERELESLLNAIRYYEGQLRKAGVVLRLSESADLSTIKNLHPDVVILGTGGLAAIPGIPGIDNRKVVKSDNLHRMLKRILKFVGPGLLSRLTKVFMPLGKRVVIMGGGIQGCQLAHFLVMRGRQVTIVDTAETLGDGLPFQTPLRFFMWCDKVGVTRMAGVTYERITDEGLVVTTKEGTRKVLEADSIILALPLSPDNGLCKTLEKDGMVVFQIGDCREFGLMHGAISDGARIGRAI; from the coding sequence ATGGCGGATATGACAAGCTTCGATAGACTCATGGAACCGGGACGTATCGGGAGTCTTAGAACCAAGAACCGGATCATCAAGACAGCAGCGGGCTCCGGCTATGCGCTCGACGGCAATCCGACGGATGAGATGGCAGGATACTACTCGGCATTTGCCAGAGGCGGTGTCGGGCTTATCATAATCGAGAACTGTGGAGTGGAATGGCCGAGAGGCACTCATTTTATACCCAAAGGGTTCAGGTTTCATGATGACAGCTGTATCCCCTACCATAGCCGAATGGTGGATGAGATACATAAATACGACTGTCCGGTCTTTGTCCAATTCATGCACGCCGGGCCATGGCTTGAGAGATTCGAAGGCATGGGTAATCCCGAGCGGGTGGCCGTCTCCCGCATCGAAGAAAAGGACCTGCCGGGAGATGCCTGGGTGCCGGGCCACGAGCTTACGATCCCTGAGATCCATGAACTCGTAGAGGTCTTCGCCAAGGGAGCGCTGCGAGCCAAGAAAGCGGGTTATGACGGGGTGGAAATCAACGGTTCCTATTACCATTTCATCAACTGTTTTCTCTCGCGTTTCTGGAACAGGCGTCACGATGAATACGGATGCGACAGTCTGGAAAATCGGACGAGATTTTATTGCGAAGCGATTCGGGAGGCGAAGAGACTCTGTGGGAGCGATTATCCCATCGCAACCAACATTAACGCTGTGGAGTTCGGGCTCACAAATGGCACAACCCTTGAGGAGGCGGAAGGAATGGCACCGCTCATCGAAGCCGCGGGTGCAGATCTTATTCAGGTGAGGGTCACGGGCTACGGTGATTACCTGAGTATGCTCCTTCCCGAGCACCTTCTCTTCCCTGAGCCGCCGAAACACCTCGATCTCGGGCTGCTCGATCTGAGCAAGGGTGGAAAAGGGATTATTGTGCCTCTCGCGGCGGCGATTAAGCGAGGTGTTAAAGTGCCGGTCGCTTGTGCGGGCAGACTGGACCCGATGCTGGGAGAAGAGACCTTGCGGCAGGGAAAGCTTGACTTCATCGGCATGACGAGACGCCTCGTAGCAGACCCGGAGCTGCCGAACAAGGTGAAAAGCGGAAGACTCGACGACATCGTGCCCTGTGCGGGATGCGGGTACTGCGTCCACTCACGCAGGGGTGATAACCCGCAAAAATGCCGGATGAACCCCGCAGCGGGCAAGGAACGCGAGTATGCGATCACGCCTGCTGAGAAGAAGAAACGGGTGTTAGTTATCGGTGGGGGCCTCGCCGGTATGGAGGCCGCTCGTGTGGCCGCGCTCAGAGGACATGAGGTGACGCTCTGTGACAAGGCGGGAAGGCTCGGAGGACTCGTCCCTATTGCGGCTACGGTGAAGGAACGAGAGCTTGAGTCGCTTCTCAACGCGATACGTTATTATGAAGGGCAGTTGAGAAAAGCGGGTGTCGTGCTGAGACTTAGCGAATCAGCTGACCTGTCTACGATCAAGAATCTGCACCCTGATGTCGTGATTCTCGGCACGGGTGGATTGGCGGCTATCCCTGGCATACCGGGCATCGACAATCGGAAAGTGGTAAAGAGCGATAACCTCCATCGAATGCTCAAGCGTATCCTCAAGTTTGTAGGACCCGGGCTTCTCTCCAGGTTAACAAAGGTCTTTATGCCACTCGGGAAACGGGTAGTGATCATGGGCGGGGGCATCCAGGGCTGCCAGCTCGCTCATTTCCTTGTGATGCGTGGTAGACAGGTGACGATCGTGGATACAGCGGAAACCTTGGGAGATGGGCTGCCCTTCCAGACACCCCTGCGTTTTTTCATGTGGTGCGACAAGGTGGGTGTCACCAGAATGGCGGGGGTTACCTATGAGAGGATAACCGACGAAGGCCTCGTTGTAACGACCAAGGAGGGCACACGCAAGGTCCTTGAAGCCGATAGCATCATCCTGGCGTTACCGCTTTCGCCTGACAACGGCCTCTGTAAAACACTGGAAAAGGATGGAATGGTGGTATTTCAAATAGGCGACTGCAGGGAGTTCGGGCTTATGCACGGGGCGATCTCAGACGGAGCCCGTATAGGTCGTGCAATCTGA